From a region of the Bacillus sp. E(2018) genome:
- a CDS encoding MarR family transcriptional regulator, translated as MEQERYIKEAISILEDINKLIVNKHFSTLEFEITPKQFLILKAVRGEQPVNIHTVASRYDFSMSSTSQLVNKLENEGYIIRSINPKNRREIILTLGERGEKFWESYDRIDVLVTERYYSKLSVEETVQLRDFAKKLYGIITGE; from the coding sequence ATGGAACAAGAACGGTATATAAAAGAAGCGATCTCAATATTAGAAGACATAAACAAACTTATAGTGAATAAGCATTTTTCTACGTTGGAGTTTGAGATTACTCCGAAACAATTTTTAATTCTGAAGGCAGTTAGAGGAGAGCAACCAGTTAATATACATACTGTTGCTAGTCGTTATGATTTCTCAATGAGTTCGACGAGTCAATTGGTCAATAAGCTAGAAAACGAAGGGTATATTATTCGTTCTATTAATCCAAAAAACAGGAGAGAAATAATCCTTACTCTAGGCGAAAGAGGAGAAAAATTTTGGGAGAGCTATGACAGAATTGATGTCCTTGTTACAGAGAGGTATTATTCCAAGCTATCAGTTGAGGAGACGGTACAGTTAAGGGATTTCGCTAAAAAACTATATGGGATCATTACTGGCGAGTAA
- a CDS encoding primase C-terminal domain-containing protein yields the protein MQNVNKKQESVVSIPDILSFMTHDSLMLYKKKGTSAPLRNVVRFTEAEKNAPHKRGVVFVSSSKEDLTEGRGLVVTSYETLQEKYRNLSHWTPNTFRGGTYYDFKNRIIKGHERENLKQINVISLDIDTKNADLYALYIGCEELGLPRPNLLLQTPRGYQVFFVLSSPFYITNREQYKSLRIAERLSNNIRRALKNYAPVDTNCVPFGFYRIPKEENVLDFYATPADTASLIKWSVDYEKRNMFSVIYSNQTKEDDITRSDWYRALITSKKIDSGYHGSSRNNALMTLALANYQSGRELEDAYDELDQFNSNMVKPLSKQEFERTLKSAYSGKYKGVKRSYVESLLELWTDGQAQFVGREGWYKFKKPREERTRSHYDERESDLLAVLKEKTTGVNPYLEGSLRMLAETCGMALSTLKEVLKKSKQIIKQTVGRGRNAVTKIASKSVLFQHMIETRKESTPKAQLAFIDLLPKRDQAFVLHNENEQKTVPFLIMKSHPQSRSG from the coding sequence GTGCAAAACGTGAATAAAAAACAAGAATCTGTTGTTTCTATCCCTGATATTCTATCATTCATGACCCATGACAGCCTCATGCTTTATAAGAAAAAAGGAACTTCTGCACCACTCCGAAACGTGGTGCGTTTTACAGAAGCTGAAAAAAATGCACCACATAAACGTGGTGTCGTGTTCGTCTCGTCTTCAAAAGAAGATCTCACAGAAGGAAGAGGCCTCGTCGTTACGTCTTATGAGACCCTACAAGAAAAGTACCGCAACTTGTCACACTGGACACCAAACACGTTTCGCGGTGGCACGTACTATGACTTTAAGAACCGTATCATCAAAGGGCACGAGCGGGAGAACCTTAAACAGATCAATGTGATTTCGCTCGATATTGATACGAAGAACGCTGATCTGTACGCTCTTTATATCGGATGCGAAGAGCTAGGGTTACCGCGGCCGAACTTGCTGCTTCAGACACCTCGGGGATACCAGGTGTTCTTTGTGTTATCTTCTCCCTTTTACATCACGAACCGAGAACAGTATAAGAGTTTACGCATCGCAGAGAGGCTTTCCAACAACATCCGCCGTGCACTAAAAAATTATGCACCAGTCGATACGAACTGTGTACCATTTGGGTTTTATCGGATACCCAAAGAAGAGAACGTCCTTGATTTCTACGCAACACCCGCTGATACAGCGTCACTCATCAAGTGGTCTGTTGACTATGAAAAGCGAAACATGTTCTCTGTGATATATTCAAACCAAACAAAAGAAGACGATATCACACGCTCCGATTGGTACCGTGCACTCATCACATCTAAAAAAATCGACTCTGGGTACCACGGATCAAGCCGTAACAACGCACTCATGACGCTTGCTCTTGCCAACTATCAGAGCGGGAGAGAACTAGAAGACGCGTACGATGAGCTCGATCAGTTCAACTCCAACATGGTAAAGCCGCTCAGTAAGCAAGAGTTCGAACGTACGTTAAAAAGTGCGTACTCTGGTAAGTATAAAGGAGTAAAGCGTTCGTATGTGGAGAGTCTCCTCGAACTCTGGACGGATGGACAAGCTCAGTTCGTAGGTCGTGAAGGTTGGTATAAGTTTAAAAAGCCACGCGAAGAACGAACCCGCTCACACTATGATGAACGAGAAAGTGATCTACTCGCTGTACTAAAGGAAAAAACAACAGGTGTGAACCCTTACCTAGAAGGATCACTAAGAATGCTCGCTGAAACGTGCGGGATGGCACTCTCTACGTTAAAAGAAGTGTTAAAGAAGTCGAAGCAAATCATCAAACAGACGGTCGGTAGAGGACGTAACGCGGTGACGAAGATCGCCTCAAAATCGGTTCTATTCCAACACATGATCGAGACGCGAAAAGAGAGCACACCAAAAGCGCAGCTGGCATTTATCGATCTGTTGCCGAAGCGAGATCAAGCATTTGTCTTACATAACGAAAACGAACAAAAAACTGTTCCATTTCTCATAATGAAGTCGCATCCACAAAGTCGGTCGGGTTGA
- a CDS encoding type IV secretion system DNA-binding domain-containing protein, giving the protein MEPLMESRERPQSETDRLIGDLVLYLCVGVLILFFIVPAVIGLLPFFLLYTVKRDLYGYLSLSIGCTILLVLYVSGTLFSYLGVLSSVNVPFVTDLVEQLFNKNKSFPVSISSYLSVLALSLIFGFLYYIYATYFYKRRITTKSEEVKRRKDEGRYKRFREKRVSFLSQKQLQYRNQEKQAPFIGYTDTGEHLELKPHEMNYHMLATGGTGTGKTTLIASIMESALKQNKPVIFFDGKGERKSMLEFKALAEAYGKEVYLFSESDHHTYNPIKNGTPTETRDKLMSLFSFSTEGDGAYYTDIASRYLQLIIKLIDESNETRDLHTITKLTNLSQTKKLFQNETREQEISEEFETTIEVEPPHDDLDDFTGTPKQKETKVIKQTRNVTVSVLSEKLQRIKNTLDDEFPSEIVEGCLTRLRMQLGELIESDLGSLFTEKEGGIDLRHITENNNVVIFSISGSRYADYIKRIGKLVILDVNSLVAHRQEKGRQAIFAVYDEFSAYGDRRMVDIVNKSRSAGFECIISTQTLSDIDSVDPVMTEQIISNCNIIATGRVNSAKDAERIAEVFGTYQDQEVTQQVERKNNRLRQEADMGTVRDVERFKANPREIKNLQIGEIFINRKMVEEGLGDTYFRRVYVRNALDLGGLSNEKSILFP; this is encoded by the coding sequence TTGGAACCTCTGATGGAGAGTCGGGAACGACCGCAAAGTGAAACTGATCGACTGATCGGAGACCTGGTTCTCTACCTCTGTGTTGGCGTTTTGATCCTGTTCTTCATCGTACCCGCCGTAATCGGGTTATTACCGTTCTTTCTTCTTTACACAGTAAAACGCGATCTTTATGGCTACCTTAGTCTATCGATCGGATGTACTATCTTACTCGTGTTATACGTCTCTGGCACATTATTCAGTTACCTCGGCGTACTTTCCAGTGTGAACGTACCGTTCGTGACCGATCTTGTTGAACAGTTGTTTAACAAAAATAAATCGTTTCCGGTTTCAATCTCTAGTTATCTGAGCGTGCTCGCTCTTTCTTTGATCTTTGGTTTTCTGTATTACATCTACGCTACTTACTTTTACAAAAGAAGGATCACGACAAAGAGTGAAGAGGTTAAACGAAGAAAAGACGAAGGGCGGTACAAGCGTTTTCGGGAAAAACGAGTGAGTTTTCTCTCTCAAAAGCAGCTTCAGTACCGAAATCAAGAAAAACAAGCACCGTTCATCGGGTATACCGATACCGGAGAACACCTGGAACTAAAACCTCATGAGATGAACTATCATATGCTCGCGACAGGCGGTACGGGGACCGGTAAGACGACCCTCATCGCTTCGATCATGGAGAGCGCGTTAAAACAGAACAAGCCCGTCATCTTCTTTGACGGTAAGGGCGAACGTAAATCGATGCTCGAGTTCAAAGCTTTAGCCGAAGCCTATGGAAAAGAGGTGTATCTCTTTTCTGAATCCGACCACCACACCTACAATCCGATAAAGAACGGTACACCGACAGAAACGAGGGACAAACTCATGTCACTCTTCTCTTTTTCAACAGAAGGAGACGGTGCGTATTATACGGATATCGCCTCACGCTACCTACAGCTCATCATCAAGCTCATCGACGAGTCGAACGAGACTCGCGATCTACACACCATCACGAAACTCACCAATTTGAGTCAGACCAAAAAGTTGTTTCAAAACGAAACAAGAGAACAAGAGATTTCAGAGGAATTCGAAACAACAATCGAAGTGGAACCTCCACATGACGATCTGGACGACTTTACAGGAACACCAAAACAAAAAGAGACAAAAGTGATCAAACAAACTAGAAACGTCACGGTATCCGTGCTGAGTGAGAAGTTACAAAGAATAAAAAATACACTCGATGACGAATTTCCGAGTGAGATCGTCGAGGGGTGTCTCACACGGCTTCGCATGCAGCTCGGTGAACTGATCGAGAGCGACCTCGGGTCGCTTTTCACGGAGAAAGAGGGTGGAATCGATCTTCGTCACATCACAGAGAACAACAACGTGGTGATCTTCTCGATCTCTGGCAGCCGTTACGCTGACTATATCAAGAGGATCGGAAAGCTCGTGATCCTAGATGTGAACTCGCTCGTCGCGCACAGACAAGAAAAGGGTCGACAAGCGATATTTGCGGTGTATGACGAGTTTAGTGCGTATGGTGACCGTCGGATGGTCGATATCGTGAACAAATCACGCTCAGCGGGGTTCGAATGTATCATTTCTACCCAAACGCTTTCTGACATCGACAGTGTGGATCCCGTAATGACCGAACAGATCATCTCCAACTGTAACATCATCGCAACGGGTCGCGTGAACTCCGCAAAAGACGCGGAACGGATCGCAGAAGTGTTCGGCACGTATCAAGACCAAGAAGTGACGCAACAGGTAGAGCGTAAGAACAACCGGCTCCGCCAGGAAGCGGATATGGGGACCGTGCGAGACGTAGAACGGTTCAAAGCAAACCCCCGTGAGATCAAGAACCTACAGATCGGAGAGATCTTCATCAACCGAAAGATGGTAGAAGAAGGACTCGGTGATACCTATTTTAGGCGTGTGTATGTGAGAAACGCGCTAGATCTAGGAGGACTATCAAATGAAAAATCTATTCTCTTTCCTTAA
- a CDS encoding conjugal transfer protein: MKNLFSFLKRKKERKVPSARMNSKSVVSFLFWMGVVAVLFISTQSYLRTAFLNEKVNGYQNSTQKELERMVDEGFVTSPGGEAYTEEFLKSFINIPLTEEERKKRSEDLDTYLAEGLTLPDIENNTTFKGERKLKSISLHDKRGKGENAYYTYHVSYETLKAPPETKKGEKKPIVTPLTKEVMITVPVGTDGQNFNVIEQPYFSNVPSETRLSAVKNSEDDSKKNLKQEEELKRFATQFFTSYTENTVSEMSYLMERPESLKDLYQYRGVENFKVYDKERNTYLIKTLVLLEDGETGIVMKQPFSILVEKKQDKFYVKKLLHSIGG, encoded by the coding sequence ATGAAAAATCTATTCTCTTTCCTTAAACGTAAGAAAGAAAGAAAAGTGCCATCGGCACGTATGAACTCAAAAAGTGTAGTGAGCTTCCTCTTTTGGATGGGTGTTGTAGCGGTACTCTTTATCTCTACACAGTCATATCTTCGTACCGCGTTTTTGAACGAAAAAGTGAACGGCTATCAGAATTCTACACAGAAAGAGCTTGAGAGAATGGTGGATGAAGGTTTCGTCACATCACCTGGGGGTGAAGCGTACACGGAAGAATTTCTAAAATCATTCATCAACATCCCACTCACAGAAGAAGAGCGAAAGAAACGAAGTGAGGATCTCGATACCTATCTCGCAGAAGGGCTAACACTACCCGATATTGAGAACAACACTACCTTTAAAGGAGAAAGAAAACTAAAGAGCATTTCTCTTCATGATAAGAGGGGCAAGGGTGAAAACGCTTACTATACCTACCATGTTTCATATGAAACACTTAAAGCGCCACCTGAAACCAAGAAGGGAGAGAAGAAACCAATTGTCACACCACTTACAAAAGAAGTGATGATCACGGTCCCGGTTGGAACAGATGGTCAGAACTTCAACGTGATCGAACAGCCATATTTTTCGAACGTACCAAGTGAGACGAGGCTCTCTGCCGTAAAGAACTCTGAAGACGACAGCAAAAAAAACTTAAAGCAAGAAGAAGAACTAAAGAGGTTTGCGACCCAGTTCTTCACCTCTTACACCGAGAACACGGTGAGTGAGATGAGTTACCTCATGGAGAGACCAGAGTCACTGAAAGATCTGTATCAGTATAGAGGGGTTGAAAACTTCAAGGTCTATGACAAAGAAAGAAACACGTACCTCATCAAAACGCTCGTCCTTCTAGAAGACGGAGAGACGGGAATCGTCATGAAGCAGCCGTTCTCGATATTAGTTGAGAAAAAACAAGACAAGTTCTACGTGAAAAAACTACTTCATTCGATAGGAGGGTAA
- a CDS encoding TcpD family membrane protein, producing the protein MLPDLTGLTDYVSTQVAAVLFIIMIVMIVRAFISQRWGQFFSSFIFAVVCYVIVANPGEFEGIAKALWDGVKNGGLS; encoded by the coding sequence ATGTTACCAGATCTTACTGGACTGACGGATTATGTGTCGACGCAAGTGGCGGCGGTTCTCTTCATCATCATGATCGTGATGATCGTTCGCGCGTTTATCTCTCAAAGGTGGGGCCAGTTCTTCTCAAGCTTCATCTTCGCGGTCGTCTGTTATGTGATCGTCGCGAACCCGGGTGAGTTCGAAGGAATAGCTAAAGCGTTATGGGACGGTGTAAAAAACGGAGGACTCTCATGA
- a CDS encoding TcpE family conjugal transfer membrane protein has translation MRRSYSYRKMWRYPIKVYSLGKGDRGLVFSKGIEIRQIVVALLLLGILLLFRNTVTSLLPSSLTLAFYTVVPWMTSGLLCRARMDGKRLDRFLTGLFRYTIHKKESYCSGRRVDTNYTDSTRYEPFKS, from the coding sequence ATGAGGCGGAGTTATAGTTACCGAAAGATGTGGCGTTATCCGATCAAAGTGTACAGTCTTGGTAAAGGAGATCGCGGCCTCGTCTTCTCAAAAGGCATCGAGATTCGACAGATCGTGGTTGCACTCCTTCTACTCGGCATCCTGTTGTTGTTTCGCAACACGGTCACTTCTCTACTTCCTTCGTCTCTCACGCTCGCGTTCTACACGGTCGTTCCTTGGATGACGTCAGGGCTGCTCTGCCGTGCGAGGATGGACGGCAAACGGTTGGACCGTTTTTTAACAGGACTTTTTCGGTACACGATCCACAAGAAAGAGAGTTATTGTAGCGGAAGAAGAGTGGATACGAATTACACCGATTCTACACGTTACGAACCCTTTAAAAGTTGA
- a CDS encoding ATP-binding protein gives MLQFPIHSIENNLVITKGETIWSYYRVFENTVGINEQEALENLVYRLEKLAWQLSGFLEIDYKILPVPVNIEARISKLQKQYEGKYASVGYYYAERLRDILIEEAKDTVEYKFFVGIKLERNENERDNIIQTTISSLKGLNRYVQRLSGYNGIDSELLNQYRESEESAFATLSSYLPATRAKREELQYLLRHFFTRGMKNEREDDESISSLTEGILHQSHAGFIRIQQLEDESYCAFLPVTEFPVDMNGRSWSYFFQELGFPVEVHIRTHYKEKKDDYSETNKIKRRFRDQDSQLLQANEDEDSLINSGRTLLHELENDIKNQGKPLLRTYTHFVVSGMTKTECRSRVTRLKRAFKDRGVEVLQPLADQLLLFHQSIPGADLVAPDWEQILTPESFSDSLFSLTRKVGNTVGFYLGKDITSPGETVENSPFLVFYHPFLGQLGLKGSKYSSPHVTISGPTGMGKSFLLKDILLNAIFFGAKILMTDPKNEVEKKFKATIDDETSPFADLIESFNYITFSSDKRDAGKLDPLTFLEGEEAHDTAVAILEYLAELQSQERNIKTAIYKGVRHVLTTERKPGLLKVVKYLQSSEDKEVQNVGDLLYEVGTNGVAKLMFSNGDVSGISLKEQVNILQIQNLTLPEDGEKPATRDEHIAVALMIPLAKFATKFARDDSQTKITIFEEAWMLTNTGQGHKLIKEMLRTGRSLRSAVYIVTQSTVDYNRADVKEGIGTKFSFKAKTIEEAGNIIEFLGIEDNKENRELLKNLSEGQCVMEDIYGRTAKIQIDVPYNEWKDAFNTKEEDRGRRETEEAFI, from the coding sequence GTGCTGCAGTTTCCGATTCACAGTATAGAGAACAATCTTGTGATCACAAAAGGAGAAACCATCTGGAGTTATTATCGCGTGTTCGAGAACACGGTCGGAATCAACGAACAAGAAGCTCTAGAGAACTTGGTGTATCGTTTAGAAAAGCTCGCGTGGCAGCTGTCAGGATTTCTAGAGATCGATTATAAGATTTTACCCGTACCTGTTAATATTGAGGCGCGTATCTCTAAACTTCAGAAACAATACGAAGGAAAATACGCTTCCGTCGGCTATTATTACGCCGAGCGCTTGCGAGACATTCTGATCGAAGAAGCGAAAGATACCGTCGAATACAAGTTCTTTGTTGGTATCAAGTTGGAACGTAACGAGAACGAACGTGACAACATCATCCAAACGACGATCTCGTCTTTAAAAGGACTGAACCGTTACGTGCAGCGTCTCTCAGGTTATAACGGTATCGATAGTGAGCTTCTCAACCAGTACCGTGAGAGTGAAGAGAGTGCGTTCGCGACTCTCTCATCCTACTTACCGGCAACAAGAGCGAAAAGGGAAGAACTTCAATACCTTCTTCGCCACTTCTTCACCCGTGGGATGAAGAACGAGAGAGAGGACGATGAATCGATCTCGTCCTTAACGGAAGGGATTCTCCATCAGTCACATGCGGGTTTCATTCGGATTCAGCAGTTGGAGGATGAGAGTTATTGTGCGTTTCTACCTGTGACGGAGTTTCCGGTCGATATGAACGGACGATCGTGGTCATATTTTTTTCAAGAGCTCGGGTTTCCGGTCGAAGTGCATATTAGAACGCACTATAAAGAGAAAAAAGACGATTATAGCGAGACGAACAAGATCAAAAGGCGATTCCGTGATCAAGACTCACAGCTCTTACAAGCGAACGAAGATGAAGATTCACTCATCAACTCTGGGCGGACGCTTCTTCATGAGTTAGAGAACGACATCAAGAACCAAGGAAAACCGCTTCTTCGTACGTACACACACTTCGTTGTGTCGGGGATGACGAAAACTGAGTGCCGAAGTCGGGTGACCCGTCTTAAACGAGCGTTTAAAGATCGAGGGGTAGAGGTTTTGCAGCCGCTCGCGGATCAACTTCTTCTCTTTCATCAATCGATACCTGGTGCGGACTTAGTCGCACCTGACTGGGAACAGATCTTAACGCCTGAATCTTTCAGTGATTCGCTCTTCTCACTCACCCGGAAAGTCGGGAACACAGTCGGCTTCTACCTCGGAAAAGATATCACGAGTCCGGGAGAAACAGTCGAAAACTCACCGTTTTTAGTCTTTTATCACCCGTTTTTAGGACAACTTGGCTTAAAAGGGTCTAAATACTCGTCCCCTCACGTGACGATCTCAGGACCGACGGGGATGGGGAAATCGTTTCTACTAAAAGACATCTTGTTAAACGCCATCTTCTTTGGCGCGAAGATCCTGATGACGGATCCAAAGAACGAAGTGGAAAAGAAGTTTAAAGCGACGATTGATGATGAAACTTCACCGTTCGCTGATCTCATTGAAAGCTTCAACTATATTACGTTCTCGAGTGATAAACGGGACGCTGGGAAACTCGACCCGCTCACCTTTTTAGAAGGAGAAGAAGCGCATGATACAGCGGTCGCGATACTAGAATACCTCGCAGAACTGCAGAGTCAGGAGCGAAACATCAAGACCGCCATCTATAAAGGAGTACGCCACGTACTAACAACAGAGCGTAAGCCGGGACTGTTAAAGGTCGTTAAATATCTTCAGTCGTCTGAAGATAAAGAAGTACAGAACGTGGGTGACTTGTTATATGAAGTCGGAACGAACGGTGTCGCGAAACTCATGTTCTCAAACGGAGACGTGTCTGGGATCTCACTAAAAGAACAAGTGAACATCTTACAAATTCAAAATCTAACGCTACCAGAAGACGGTGAAAAACCCGCTACTCGTGATGAACATATCGCGGTCGCGCTCATGATTCCGCTCGCAAAGTTCGCGACCAAGTTTGCACGAGACGATTCACAGACGAAGATTACGATCTTTGAAGAAGCGTGGATGTTAACGAACACGGGTCAGGGTCATAAGCTCATCAAAGAGATGCTTCGAACGGGTCGTTCTCTTCGATCTGCGGTCTATATCGTCACACAATCAACGGTCGATTATAACCGGGCAGATGTGAAAGAAGGGATTGGAACCAAGTTCTCGTTTAAAGCGAAGACGATCGAAGAAGCGGGGAACATCATTGAGTTTTTAGGGATCGAAGACAACAAAGAGAACCGAGAGCTGTTAAAGAACTTGAGTGAAGGACAGTGTGTGATGGAAGACATCTACGGTCGCACCGCGAAAATTCAGATCGATGTACCGTACAACGAATGGAAAGACGCGTTCAACACGAAAGAAGAAGATAGAGGAAGACGGGAAACTGAGGAGGCCTTCATCTGA
- a CDS encoding CD3337/EF1877 family mobilome membrane protein, with translation MHHLKKILIGFVFLFLLLPSSTTANDPSPTVEKKIEKIGRIELEQSHYPLDHYKLEADIDDGIKATGDRALHSINAGLWSFNKVISSFTLYAVNQLMSFDLISLMVKSAGEMSERIYTIMVSTFLSLFIIVVGGTAAYRYYVNQQSGHAIKAIIGALVIMIFTFWFYEDTTGNIQQLNQWGSDIEGIASSANVLLTSDTLDGNESFSAQEGTAVLQNQLFNLMVKRPYTLLNYGTTKEEEVNKEDPSRFESLLKLKPYNEEGKEQRQVIIQDEIRSFENKQMSPEYSGERFGYLIITIISTFSLAIPVILLSSFKFLLQVWFLALVIFTAIPLILSLIPSFSETALNHFKKIIGVLLMKGGLVLLTAVITGMATLVYESVKISNGIEGYAFVVFLIVLIIWGLMKYRSEIFEVASSGMVQGQQIAERMTFQAASSAGEVGEKGYSVAKRMTGNKSHGRNHQSKHTNNRNEQRMTNQDTFRNDTYSNQSERREPGVSKRVLLDHAQGKREVAATSQGRKSLFGVVSLKDYKQDKNSGKETESRKTEQHRTPKVGNQTASAYRNPGTMSDKRTEPKRANYVVREERPQQSRARSVKHLTRYEAQKQIDDRKLQENENGSKRSQGRH, from the coding sequence ATGCACCACCTTAAAAAAATCTTAATAGGCTTTGTCTTTTTGTTTCTTCTTCTACCGAGCAGTACGACCGCCAACGACCCCTCACCGACTGTAGAGAAGAAGATCGAGAAGATCGGAAGGATCGAACTAGAGCAGAGTCACTACCCGCTCGATCATTATAAATTAGAAGCAGATATCGACGATGGTATCAAAGCAACAGGAGACCGTGCGCTGCACTCCATCAATGCGGGATTATGGAGTTTTAACAAGGTGATCTCTTCGTTCACGTTGTATGCCGTTAACCAGCTCATGAGTTTTGACCTCATCTCCCTCATGGTAAAGAGTGCGGGTGAGATGAGTGAACGGATTTATACGATCATGGTGAGTACGTTTTTATCTCTTTTCATCATCGTCGTCGGTGGAACGGCTGCTTATCGGTATTATGTGAATCAACAGAGCGGACATGCCATCAAAGCCATAATCGGAGCACTCGTCATCATGATCTTCACGTTCTGGTTTTATGAAGATACGACAGGGAACATCCAGCAGTTGAACCAATGGGGTTCTGATATTGAAGGCATCGCGAGTTCGGCGAACGTTCTTCTCACGTCAGACACCTTAGATGGTAACGAATCATTCAGTGCTCAAGAAGGAACAGCGGTGTTACAGAACCAGCTCTTCAACCTGATGGTGAAACGCCCATACACTCTACTAAACTATGGGACGACGAAAGAAGAAGAGGTAAACAAGGAAGATCCAAGTAGATTTGAAAGTCTACTTAAACTCAAACCCTATAATGAGGAGGGAAAAGAGCAAAGACAAGTTATTATTCAAGACGAAATTAGGTCATTTGAAAATAAACAAATGTCACCAGAGTATAGCGGAGAACGGTTCGGGTATCTCATCATCACGATCATCTCAACGTTTAGTCTTGCGATACCGGTCATCTTGTTATCTAGTTTTAAGTTTTTATTGCAGGTATGGTTTTTAGCACTCGTGATCTTTACGGCGATACCGCTCATCCTCTCACTCATTCCGAGTTTCAGTGAGACGGCTCTTAACCACTTTAAGAAGATCATCGGTGTGTTGCTCATGAAAGGTGGACTCGTGTTACTCACAGCCGTCATCACGGGAATGGCCACTTTAGTCTATGAATCTGTAAAGATATCAAACGGCATTGAAGGATACGCGTTCGTCGTGTTTTTGATCGTACTCATTATCTGGGGCCTTATGAAGTACCGCTCCGAGATTTTTGAAGTGGCTTCAAGCGGGATGGTACAGGGTCAACAGATCGCAGAACGCATGACGTTTCAAGCTGCGAGTTCTGCAGGTGAAGTGGGTGAAAAAGGATATAGTGTGGCTAAACGGATGACTGGGAACAAATCTCACGGTCGTAACCATCAGTCTAAGCATACCAACAACAGAAACGAACAACGCATGACGAATCAAGATACGTTCCGTAATGACACGTATAGCAATCAGTCAGAGAGAAGAGAACCGGGTGTTAGTAAACGTGTGCTATTAGATCACGCACAAGGAAAAAGAGAAGTCGCAGCGACCAGTCAGGGCAGAAAGAGTCTCTTTGGTGTTGTGAGTTTAAAAGACTATAAACAAGATAAAAACAGTGGAAAAGAAACCGAGTCACGAAAGACCGAGCAACACCGAACACCGAAGGTTGGGAATCAGACGGCATCTGCTTACCGTAACCCTGGAACGATGAGTGATAAGAGAACAGAACCAAAACGCGCCAATTATGTGGTGCGTGAAGAGCGGCCACAACAGAGCAGGGCTCGTAGTGTGAAGCATCTTACTCGCTACGAGGCACAAAAGCAGATCGATGACAGGAAGTTGCAAGAAAATGAGAACGGGAGTAAGCGAAGTCAAGGCAGACACTGA